The following are from one region of the Magallana gigas chromosome 4, xbMagGiga1.1, whole genome shotgun sequence genome:
- the LOC117682298 gene encoding kappa-type opioid receptor, whose product MNSQLVTLSYLGAFENGSTAQSGNSSNPLEKHIPVCHPSVWFMCATYVLSLLPLVLGIIANGVLCFQILRARSYRSTTFTCILVLSVSDILSSVSMIAAIVDLNMKFIHTTSISQIFEIVDRNILIVMVTAVLWSNENTVLFALERYYLMKNPIKYARQQTPKRILLKSIISLILTGALNIFVIFLIVQLICKRMDAHCIMPYFGALGTIFWIVTLVLLIVIHRAKIKRLRKTNLASELQVNRTTSRMTKSVYAILIVYFISNGPFLIVDVLKFMEMFCTFSWSANSPLIFNICFFFNSIKFTANPFIYYFCAKTKCTICAYSRKKTRATV is encoded by the coding sequence ATGAACTCACAACTGGTAACGCTGTCGTATCTAGGGGCCTTTGAAAATGGAAGTACTGCACAGTCTGGAAACAGCTCCAATCCATTGGAGAAACACATACCCGTGTGTCACCCCAGCGTGTGGTTTATGTGTGCGACTTACGTTCTTTCTTTGCTGCCTTTGGTTTTAGGGATTATTGCAAATGGCGTGTTGTGTTTCCAGATCCTTAGAGCAAGGTCATACCGATCCACGACCTTCACCTGTATCCTGGTCCTCTCTGTAAGTGACATCTTGTCATCTGTATCCATGATCGCCGCCATTGTTGATCTGAACATGAAGTTTATTCATACGACCTCCATTTCTCAAATTTTTGAGATCGTGGATCGGAATATTCTGATTGTCATGGTGACCGCGGTATTGTGGTCCAATGAGAACACCGTGTTGTTTGCTTTAGAGAGATATTACCTAATGAAGAATCCCATCAAGTATGCGAGACAGCAGACACCCAAGAGGATTCTGTTGAAATCCATCATATCTTTGATCCTTACCGGTGCTCTTAATATCTTTGTAATCTTTTTGATTGTTCAGTTAATTTGTAAGCGGATGGATGCCCATTGCATCATGCCGTATTTTGGTGCTTTAGGGACGATATTTTGGATTGTCACTCTAGTGTTATTGATTGTGATACATCGGGCTAAAATTAAACGATTGCGTAAGACAAATCTGGCATCCGAACTTCAAGTCAATCGCACTACTTCCAGAATGACGAAATCTGTGTATGCTATTTTGATAGTGTATTTTATCTCTAACGGACCTTTCCTCATTGTTGATGTTTTGAAGTTCATGGAAATGTTCTGCACGTTTTCCTGGAGCGCAAATTCGCCACTGATTTTCAATatctgtttctttttcaattctatcaAATTTACAGCAAATCCGTTTATATACTACTTTTGTGCCAAAACCAAATGTACAATTTGTGCATATTCCAGGAAAAAAACCAGGGCTACTGTATAA